Below is a genomic region from Marinitoga litoralis.
GTTTAAAAGAATTAGGAAAAATTACCAAAAATCATTTTAACAGAGAAAATGATATGATATTTAGATATGGTGGAGAAGAATTTGTTATATATTATCTTTCAAAAGAATCAACTAATTTCGATAAAAGTCTTGATCTTTAAGAATAGATATCCAAAATAATTTATTTAATTATGATGGTTTTGATATTAAATTTACTGTTAGTATAGGTGCAATTTCAAAAATACCTGATACAAATAAATATGAAAAATTCATTATGCTTGCAGACAACAACTTATATAAATCTAAAAATTCTGGAAGAAATAAATTAACAATATCATATTAAAAAAAGCTCCCAAACGGGAGCTTTGAATTATCCTCTTATTCCTAATTTTGCAATTAATTCTTTATATACTTCTGGTCTTTCTTTTCTTAAGTATTTTAACATTTTTCTTCTTTTACCAACCATTTTCATTAATCCTCTTCTAGAGTGGAAATCTTTTGGATGTGTTTTTAAGTGTTCTGTTAAATGTCTAATTCTTGCTGTTAATAATGCGATTTGAACTTCTACAGAACCTGTGTCTTTTTCATTAATTTTAAATTCTTCAATAACTTTGTTTTTAATTTCTGGATCTAATCCTCTTGACATATTTCTCTACCTCCGTATTCATATTCCTTTAGCCAAGATAAGGTCTTTGCCATTATCTGAGCTAAGGTGTTTATATTATAATATATTTTTGTTAAAAATCAATTTATATTTGTTTAAACCTCAACTTCCCCGTCAAATTCTGGGTCTAATGCATATTTTAAAGAAATTATTGCTACTTCTAATTGTTCTTCATCAGGCTCTGAAGTAGTTATTTTTTGTAAAGCTAATCCTGGCCAAGCTAATATTTTCCCAATCCATGTATCAATAATTTTTGCTGTAAATCTTTGAAATTCATATGCAACTCCAGCAACTAAAGGTAATAATATTATTCTTGTAACTATCTTTTGCATTAATGATGTGTAACCTAGTGCACCTGTTATAGAAAATACTATAATTGATGCAAAAACAGTTATAATTAAAAAACTAGTACCACATCTCGGATGAAGAGTTGTATATGTTTTTGCGTTGTTAACATTCAATTCTTTTCCATCTTCATAGTTGTATACCGTCTTATGCTCCGCACCGTGATATTCAAATACTCTTTTTATATCTTTAAAAAATGAAATAACCCAAATATATAATATAACAAATATAGCTCTTATTACACCCTCGGTAAAAGAAAACCAAAACTCACTTTGTATAGGAAACAATTTAGTTAAAAACATTGGCCCTAATCCAAATCCACCTATAGCAAATAAAAACGCTAATAATATTGATATTACCATATCTTTTTTTGTTATTTCTTCTTCACCAGAAACATTTGCGGAATATGATAATGCTTCCATACCTATTATCATTGCTTTTAATAATACAAAAAAACCTCTAATAAATGGTATTTTTTCTAAAAATCCAAATGTTCTTTCCTTTAATCTTTTTATCTGTATTTTCTTATCAGGCCTTCTTACAGCTACAACTGTATTTATACCTTTCATCATTACTCCTTCAATAACAGCCTGACCGCCTACATATTTAGGCATTTTCTCGTTTTTCATTACTTATCCTCCTCAATATCTCTTCAGCAATATTTTCCTCAGTTATTACAAAATAGAAAGTCAAAGCTTCTTTGTCAACTGATTTTTCTTTTTTTAATACAAAAGAAGCTTTTTTTCTAATATTCATTCTTTCTTCCATATTTAATTTAGAGATTTCCTGAACTATAGAAAAAAGCCGCGCGTCTTTCATACACGCGGTAACTATTTCATTAATAACTTTATCATCAATCACTATAGTCTCCTATGCTTCTGTTTCTTCTTCAGTAACTTCTGCAAATACTCTAAATTTAATTCCTGTTCTTTTTTCATCCCCTACATTTACTTCAACAAATCCAGGTACTACAAATAGTTTTTTACCACGAGTTTCTACAAATCTTCTTGCAATTGCAATTGCTTTAACAGCTTGATTAACTGCTCCCGCCCCTATTGCTTGAATTTCCACTTCATCTGTTTTACTTAATACTCCTGCAATTGCTCCAGCTACTTTGTTTGGTGATGAAGAATGTCCAACTTTTAAAACTTCCATGGATTGTTCAGCCCCCTTTATAACAATTTCTAAGTCTATTTTACCATAATTTTTAACTTTTTTCAAATTATATAAATAATTAGCCAGAAAAACTGGCTAATTATTTAAGACTAATTACTTAAAATTCTATTATTCTTCTCCATACAGATGTAATTGCATCCAAAATTTCTTTAGGAGTTATTAAATCTCCATCTACTTTATTTACCAATTCTATATGCTTTCCAAACTTATTAATTCTTGATATTTCTAAAGCCATTTGCCCTAAGTTCATTTCTGCTACTATTACTGATTGAGATTTTCTTAAAATATTCTTCATTTTTGATACAGGGAAAGGCCAAATTGTTATTGGTTTAAATAATCCCACTGGAATTCTATCTTCTCTAGCCATTTTAACTGCTTTCATAGCACTTCTTGCAACTGTTCCATACGCTACAACAATAATTTCAGCATCATCTGTCATGTATTCATCATATATTGCAATTTCTTCTGTGTATAATCTTATTTTTGAATCTAAATGTTTAATAACTTTATCTGCTACATCTGTAGAACCTACAGGGAACCCTGTTTCATCATGAACTAATCCTGAGACGTGGAATCTAGCTTTCCCCATTTCAATTAATGGATTAACAGGATAATTTTCTTCTTGGAAACCAAAAGGATGAAATAACTCTTCATCTTCAATTTCTGAATCACTTAATCTTTGTATAATTTCTGGATTCTCATATTCATCACTTAAGTAAAAACTTTCTCTCATATGACCTAATGTTTCATCCATAACTAAAACAACAGGTGTTCTATATTTTTCTGCATAATTAAATGCTTTAATAGTATATTTATATGCTTCTTCAACTGTTGAGGGATATAATGCTATTATTTGTTGATCTCCGTGTCTTCCCCATCTAATTTGCATAATATCGCCTTGAGAAGGTTTAGTTGGGAGTCCTGTACTTGGACCACCCCTCATAACATCAACGAAAACACATGGTGTTTCTGTCATAATTGCATATCCTAAAGCCTCTTGCATTAAACTAAAACCAGGGCCACTTGTAGCTGTCATAGATTTTACACCCGCTAATGATGCTCCTATTATTGCTGCCGCACTTGCTATTTCATCTTCCATTTGAATAAATCTTCCACCAACTTTAGGTAATTCTCTAGCCATTACTTCAGCTACTTCGGTAGAAGGAGTAATTGGGTATCCAGCATAAAATCTACATCCAGCTTTTATAGCTGCTAATGCTACTGCTTCATTTCCTTGCATAAATACAATTCTACCCATTATTTTCAACCACCTTTTCCATTACATTAATAGCAATATCTGGGCACAATCTTTCACACATTAAACAACCAATACATTTATCTATATCTTGTACAATTGGTTTTCCTAATTCTGCTGACCCTAATGTTTGGGTAGGACACACATTATAACAAATACCACATTTTTTACATAATGTATAGTTAATTTCAACAGTATAGCTTTTTTTCGCCATTTTCTCACCTCTTAAGATAAAATTGATAAAAATACACCAGCTGCAACTGCTGAACCTATAACTCCAGCAACATTAGGTCCCATAGCATGCATTAATATAAAATTACTTGGATCTTCTGATTGAGCTACAGTTTGCGCAACTCTTGCTGAATCAGGAACAGCAGAAACACCTGCAGCTCCTATTAAAGGATTAATTTTATTTTTAGTAAATAAATTCATTAATTTAGCAAAGAATATACCAGAAATCATAGCAATAATAAAGGCTACTGCTCCCAATAAAAATATTTTTAAACTAGTTGGTTTTAAAAACACATCTGCTCTTGCTGTACTACCAACAGATAACATCAATAATATAGTAACTGAATCTAAAATAAATCTTGATGCAGCTTCTGCTAATCTTTTTGTAACTCCAGATTCTTTAAGTAAATTTCCTAACATTAAAAGTCCCACTAAAGATAATGCTTTTGGAACTAATAATGCAACAACAATAGTTGTAGCGATTGGGAAAATAATTTTTTCTTTTTGACTAACTTGCCTCATTCTTTTCATTCTTATTTTTCTTTCTTCTTTAGTTGTTAATAGTTTTGACACTGGTGGTTGTAAAATTGGAATTAAAGCAATATATGAATAAGCTGCTATTGCTATTATAGCTAATAATTCTGGTGCAAACTTTGATGCTAAATATATTGATGTAGGACCATCCGCACCACCAATAATAGCTATAGAAGCTGCACTGTGTATATCAAAACCTAATAAATTAGCAACAATAAATGTTCCAAAAATACCCACTTGAGCTGCTGCGCCTAAAAATATTAAACGTGGATCAGCTATTAAATAAGAAAAATCAGTTAATGCACCTATTCCTAAAAATATTAAAGGAGGATAAATACCTAAAAACATTCCTCTTTGGATATACCATAATAAACCACCAACTTGATCTCCAGTAGGAGGATTTAATAATCCAGTTATTTCTGGTGGGATATTTGCTAATATAATACCAAAACCAATTGGTATTAAAAGCAAGGGCTCTGCATGTTTTACAATTGCTACATAAATAAGCAATGATCCTATAAATAACATTAATATGTGTTGCCAAGTAAAGTATGCAAATCCACTATTAGAAAAAAATGCTATAAAATTTGATAAATCCATAATATTTCCTCCTTGAATTATTTTTCATAGTAATTATAATACTTTATTTCACATAATTCAAGACACATTCTTAATAGTTATACTTAAATAAAGTATAAAAAGAAGGGCTTCAACGCCCTACTTTTTATCTAATCGTGTTTATTTAAATATTTTAACTTTTAAAGAAAAAATAACATTCCTTCTTCTGATATATTATATTCTACATTATGAGGAATTATTATTGTTCTATAATCTTTTAATGAAACATATATTGCAAACCCTTTAATAATAACTTCTTTTACTTTTCTTATATTAAAATACTGAGTTTTAAATTCTATAGGAGAATTAACTATTACATATGGACTATCTTTTAGTACTTTTTTCCCTTTTTCTACATGAATTTCTCTTGGTCTTCCCCAATCATATAATCTATATGTTAAGTCAGATGTTTGTTGTATTTCAAGCAACATAGAGTTAGGCCCCAATGTATGCACTACTCCTGCTGGAATAAATAACAAATCTTCTTTTTTTAATTTCATTGGTTTAAAAAACTCGTCCCAATTTTGAGTTTCTATTGCTTTTCTATTATTTTCAATATCATTGGAAATAAATATCTCATTTGATTCATTCAAAAAATACCATGCTTCAGTTTTCCCC
It encodes:
- a CDS encoding diguanylate cyclase domain-containing protein, which gives rise to MQNNLFNYDGFDIKFTVSIGAISKIPDTNKYEKFIMLADNNLYKSKNSGRNKLTISY
- the rpsO gene encoding 30S ribosomal protein S15 produces the protein MSRGLDPEIKNKVIEEFKINEKDTGSVEVQIALLTARIRHLTEHLKTHPKDFHSRRGLMKMVGKRRKMLKYLRKERPEVYKELIAKLGIRG
- a CDS encoding DUF1385 domain-containing protein, translating into MKNEKMPKYVGGQAVIEGVMMKGINTVVAVRRPDKKIQIKRLKERTFGFLEKIPFIRGFFVLLKAMIIGMEALSYSANVSGEEEITKKDMVISILLAFLFAIGGFGLGPMFLTKLFPIQSEFWFSFTEGVIRAIFVILYIWVISFFKDIKRVFEYHGAEHKTVYNYEDGKELNVNNAKTYTTLHPRCGTSFLIITVFASIIVFSITGALGYTSLMQKIVTRIILLPLVAGVAYEFQRFTAKIIDTWIGKILAWPGLALQKITTSEPDEEQLEVAIISLKYALDPEFDGEVEV
- a CDS encoding stage V sporulation protein S, with the translated sequence MEVLKVGHSSSPNKVAGAIAGVLSKTDEVEIQAIGAGAVNQAVKAIAIARRFVETRGKKLFVVPGFVEVNVGDEKRTGIKFRVFAEVTEEETEA
- a CDS encoding 2-oxoacid:acceptor oxidoreductase subunit alpha, producing the protein MGRIVFMQGNEAVALAAIKAGCRFYAGYPITPSTEVAEVMARELPKVGGRFIQMEDEIASAAAIIGASLAGVKSMTATSGPGFSLMQEALGYAIMTETPCVFVDVMRGGPSTGLPTKPSQGDIMQIRWGRHGDQQIIALYPSTVEEAYKYTIKAFNYAEKYRTPVVLVMDETLGHMRESFYLSDEYENPEIIQRLSDSEIEDEELFHPFGFQEENYPVNPLIEMGKARFHVSGLVHDETGFPVGSTDVADKVIKHLDSKIRLYTEEIAIYDEYMTDDAEIIVVAYGTVARSAMKAVKMAREDRIPVGLFKPITIWPFPVSKMKNILRKSQSVIVAEMNLGQMALEISRINKFGKHIELVNKVDGDLITPKEILDAITSVWRRIIEF
- a CDS encoding 4Fe-4S dicluster domain-containing protein — protein: MAKKSYTVEINYTLCKKCGICYNVCPTQTLGSAELGKPIVQDIDKCIGCLMCERLCPDIAINVMEKVVENNG
- a CDS encoding sodium ion-translocating decarboxylase subunit beta; this encodes MDLSNFIAFFSNSGFAYFTWQHILMLFIGSLLIYVAIVKHAEPLLLIPIGFGIILANIPPEITGLLNPPTGDQVGGLLWYIQRGMFLGIYPPLIFLGIGALTDFSYLIADPRLIFLGAAAQVGIFGTFIVANLLGFDIHSAASIAIIGGADGPTSIYLASKFAPELLAIIAIAAYSYIALIPILQPPVSKLLTTKEERKIRMKRMRQVSQKEKIIFPIATTIVVALLVPKALSLVGLLMLGNLLKESGVTKRLAEAASRFILDSVTILLMLSVGSTARADVFLKPTSLKIFLLGAVAFIIAMISGIFFAKLMNLFTKNKINPLIGAAGVSAVPDSARVAQTVAQSEDPSNFILMHAMGPNVAGVIGSAVAAGVFLSILS
- a CDS encoding type I phosphomannose isomerase catalytic subunit; the encoded protein is MKEALLSKPIFVEKVWGDERLNNIFNKKDMDKIGEVWLFSGVQGNETELIGLESGKKYGKPSGIIKELIGKDIPRIPLLLKLISTTQWLSIQVHPDDKYAKELENEPWGKTEAWYFLNESNEIFISNDIENNRKAIETQNWDEFFKPMKLKKEDLLFIPAGVVHTLGPNSMLLEIQQTSDLTYRLYDWGRPREIHVEKGKKVLKDSPYVIVNSPIEFKTQYFNIRKVKEVIIKGFAIYVSLKDYRTIIIPHNVEYNISEEGMLFFL